From a single Poecilia reticulata strain Guanapo linkage group LG2, Guppy_female_1.0+MT, whole genome shotgun sequence genomic region:
- the nyx gene encoding nyctalopin: MTSFTFTVSVLCLLPQSALARWACVRACPPSCSCTQEKSCSVLCDRAGLAELPREFPCEASAINLEKNRLKFLSERAFGTLPSLKSLSLDHNNISFITPGAFKGLSNLLELKMAHNEYISYLHTRTFTGLKKLLRLDLSDCNLFSIPDRIFIEQTAMTELLCFQNNFRRIPGAIRGMENLTHIYLERNKIEAVAYNSLLGLGSLRYLNLQENRINVIHDNAFQDLVRLENFYLNDNLLSDLPRLAFKGLSRLKMLNLGGNQLTNVSKTWFGDLAELEVLYLDRNQLLNIEEGTFENLTSLITLHLNSNNLTTLPLSVFQPIYFLGHLYLFKNPWECDCALDWLKQWMESYKLVRDIPCASPSSVAGLDLSQVVFPTANGTCVDPAELNLTTASSEVQPTTENRFNSLISKLLQQELREEMGNGTESARNATLPEPEEGQLSAGVGGRRTQAVQSLLCFTVTWLFWGLFHVSHARLCLCCT, translated from the exons ATGACTTCCTTCACTTTCACCG TCTCCGTGCTGTGCCTGCTGCCTCAGTCGGCGTTGGCGCGGTGGGCGTGCGTCCGGGCCTGCCCGCCGTCCTGCTCCTGCACGCAGGAGAAGAGCTGCAGCGTGCTGTGCGACCGCGCTGGCCTGGCCGAGCTGCCCAGAGAGTTCCCCTGTGAGGCGTCCGCCATCAACCTGGAGAAGAACCGGCTCAAGTTCCTGTCGGAGCGGGCCTTCGGGACCCTGCCCTCGCTCAAGTCTCTGTCTCTGGACCACAACAACATCTCCTTCATCACCCCGGGAGCTTTCAAG GGCCTCTCGAACCTGCTGGAGCTGAAAATGGCCCACAACGAGTACATCAGCTACCTTCACACCCGGACGTTCACGGGGCTGAAGAAGCTGCTGCGGCTGGACCTGTCCGACTGCAACCTCTTCAGCATCCCCGACCGCATCTTCATCGAGCAGACCGCCATGACAGAGCTGCTGTGCTTCCAGAACAACTTCCGCAGGATCCCAGGGGCCATCCGGGGCATGGAGAACCTGACGCACATCTACCTGGAGAGGAACAAGATCGAGGCGGTGGCCTACAACTCGCTGCTGGGCCTGGGGAGCCTCAG GTACCTGAACCTCCAGGAGAACCGCATCAATGTGATCCATGACAACGCCTTCCAGGACCTGGTGCGGCTGGAGAACTTCTACCTCAACGACAACCTGCTGTCCGACCTGCCCCGGCTCGCCTTCAAGGGGCTCAGCCGCCTCAAGATGCTCAACCTCGGGGGCAACCAGCTGACCAACGTGTCCAAGACGTGGTTCGGTGACTTGGCGGAGCTGGAGGTCCTGTACCTGGACCGGAACCAGCTGCTGAACATCGAGGAGGGCACCTTCGAGAACCTGACCAGCCTGATCACGCTCCACCTGAACAGCAACAACCTGACCACGCTGCCCCTCAGCGTTTTCCAGCCCATCTACTTCCTAGGTCACCTGTACCTCTTCAAAAACCCCTGGGAGTGCGACTGCGCCCTGGACTGGCTCAAGCAGTGGATGGAGAGCTACAAGCTGGTGCGGGACATCCCGTGCGCCTCGCCGTCCTCCGTGGCAGGCCTGGACCTCAGCCAGGTGGTGTTCCCCACGGCGAACGGCACATGCGTCGACCCCGCCGAGCTCAACCTGACCACAGCGTCGTCAGAGGTGCAGCCCACCACAGAGAACCGCTTCAACAGCCTCATCTccaagctgctgcagcaggagctcaGAGAGGAGATGGGGAACGGGACCGAGAGCGCGCGCAACGCGACGCTACCGGAGCCGGAGGAGGGCCAGCTGTCGGCGGGCGTCGGAGGCCGGAGGACGCAGGCCGTTCAGTCGCTGCTCTGCTTCACGGTGACGTGGCTCTTCTGGGGTTTATTCCACGTGTCACATGCTAGACTCTGTCTTTGCTGTACATGA